One region of Nycticebus coucang isolate mNycCou1 chromosome 10, mNycCou1.pri, whole genome shotgun sequence genomic DNA includes:
- the RDH13 gene encoding retinol dehydrogenase 13 isoform X1, with product MSRYLIPLSALGTVVGGAVLLRDYVAGGSCPSKATIPGKTVIVTGANTGIGKQTALELAKRGGNIILACRDMEKCEAAAKDIRRETLNHHVSAWHLDLASLKSIREFAAKVIEEKERVDVLINNAAVMRCPHWTTEDGFEMQFGVNYLGHFLLTNLLLDKLKASAPSRIINLSSLAHIAGHIDFDDLNWQKRKYDTKAAYCQSKLAAVLFTRELSRRLQGSGVTVNALHPGVARTELGRHTGMHSSAFSSFTLGPIFWLLVKSPQLAAQPSTYLAVAEELEGVSGKYFDGLKEKAPAPEAEDEEVARRLWAESVRLVGLEMAHGSSVKTQPLRRSPLAQV from the exons GGACTATGTCGCCGGTGGGTCTTGCCCCAGCAAGGCCACCATACCTGGAAAGACGGTCATTGTGACAGGTGCCAACACAGGCATTGGGAAGCAAACTGCCTTGGAACTGGCCAAAAGAG GAGGCAACATCATTCTGGCTTGTCGAGACATGGAGAAGTGTGAGGCGGCGGCAAAAGATATTCGCAGGGAGACCCTCAATCACCATgtcagtgcctggcacctggaCCTAGCGTCCCTCAAGTCCATCCGAGAGTTTGCAGCAAAGGTCATTGAAG AGAAGGAGCGAGTGGACGTTCTGATCAACAATGCAGCAGTGATGCGGTGCCCCCATTGGACCACCGAGGATGGCTTTGAGATGCAGTTTGGTGTGAATTATTTGG GTCACTTTCTCTTGACGAACTTACTGCTGGACAAGCTGAAAGCCTCAGCCCCATCACGGATCATAAACCTCTCATCCCTGGCCCACATTGCTGGACATATAGACTTCGACGACTTGAACTGGCAGAAGAGGAAGTATGACACCAAGGCGGCCTACTGCCAGAGCAAGCTGGCTGCGGTGCTTTTCACCAGGGAGCTGAGCCGGCGGCTGCAAG GCTCTGGCGTGACTGTCAACGCCCTGCACCCTGGTGTGGCCCGCACAGAGCTGGGCAGGCACACTGGCATGCACAGCTCGGCCTTCTCCAGCTTCACACTTG GGCCCATTTTCTGGCTGCTGGTCAAGAGTCCCCAGCTGGCGGCCCAGCCCAGTACGTACCTGGCTGTGGCAGAGGAATTAGAGGGAGTTTCTGGAAAGTACTTCGACGGACTCAAAGAGAAGGCCCCGGCCCCCGAGGCCGAAGATGAGGAGGTGGCCCGGAGGCTGTGGGCTGAAAGTGTCCGCCTGGTGGGCTTGGAGATGGCCCATGGGTCCTCTGTGAAGACACAGCCCCTCCGGAGATCACCTTTGGCGCAGGTTTGA
- the RDH13 gene encoding retinol dehydrogenase 13 isoform X2 → MSRYLIPLSALGTVVGGAVLLRDYVAGGSCPSKATIPGKTVIVTGANTGIGKQTALELAKRGGNIILACRDMEKCEAAAKDIRRETLNHHVSAWHLDLASLKSIREFAAKVIEGHFLLTNLLLDKLKASAPSRIINLSSLAHIAGHIDFDDLNWQKRKYDTKAAYCQSKLAAVLFTRELSRRLQGSGVTVNALHPGVARTELGRHTGMHSSAFSSFTLGPIFWLLVKSPQLAAQPSTYLAVAEELEGVSGKYFDGLKEKAPAPEAEDEEVARRLWAESVRLVGLEMAHGSSVKTQPLRRSPLAQV, encoded by the exons GGACTATGTCGCCGGTGGGTCTTGCCCCAGCAAGGCCACCATACCTGGAAAGACGGTCATTGTGACAGGTGCCAACACAGGCATTGGGAAGCAAACTGCCTTGGAACTGGCCAAAAGAG GAGGCAACATCATTCTGGCTTGTCGAGACATGGAGAAGTGTGAGGCGGCGGCAAAAGATATTCGCAGGGAGACCCTCAATCACCATgtcagtgcctggcacctggaCCTAGCGTCCCTCAAGTCCATCCGAGAGTTTGCAGCAAAGGTCATTGAAG GTCACTTTCTCTTGACGAACTTACTGCTGGACAAGCTGAAAGCCTCAGCCCCATCACGGATCATAAACCTCTCATCCCTGGCCCACATTGCTGGACATATAGACTTCGACGACTTGAACTGGCAGAAGAGGAAGTATGACACCAAGGCGGCCTACTGCCAGAGCAAGCTGGCTGCGGTGCTTTTCACCAGGGAGCTGAGCCGGCGGCTGCAAG GCTCTGGCGTGACTGTCAACGCCCTGCACCCTGGTGTGGCCCGCACAGAGCTGGGCAGGCACACTGGCATGCACAGCTCGGCCTTCTCCAGCTTCACACTTG GGCCCATTTTCTGGCTGCTGGTCAAGAGTCCCCAGCTGGCGGCCCAGCCCAGTACGTACCTGGCTGTGGCAGAGGAATTAGAGGGAGTTTCTGGAAAGTACTTCGACGGACTCAAAGAGAAGGCCCCGGCCCCCGAGGCCGAAGATGAGGAGGTGGCCCGGAGGCTGTGGGCTGAAAGTGTCCGCCTGGTGGGCTTGGAGATGGCCCATGGGTCCTCTGTGAAGACACAGCCCCTCCGGAGATCACCTTTGGCGCAGGTTTGA
- the RDH13 gene encoding retinol dehydrogenase 13 isoform X3 produces the protein MEKCEAAAKDIRRETLNHHVSAWHLDLASLKSIREFAAKVIEEKERVDVLINNAAVMRCPHWTTEDGFEMQFGVNYLGHFLLTNLLLDKLKASAPSRIINLSSLAHIAGHIDFDDLNWQKRKYDTKAAYCQSKLAAVLFTRELSRRLQGSGVTVNALHPGVARTELGRHTGMHSSAFSSFTLGPIFWLLVKSPQLAAQPSTYLAVAEELEGVSGKYFDGLKEKAPAPEAEDEEVARRLWAESVRLVGLEMAHGSSVKTQPLRRSPLAQV, from the exons ATGGAGAAGTGTGAGGCGGCGGCAAAAGATATTCGCAGGGAGACCCTCAATCACCATgtcagtgcctggcacctggaCCTAGCGTCCCTCAAGTCCATCCGAGAGTTTGCAGCAAAGGTCATTGAAG AGAAGGAGCGAGTGGACGTTCTGATCAACAATGCAGCAGTGATGCGGTGCCCCCATTGGACCACCGAGGATGGCTTTGAGATGCAGTTTGGTGTGAATTATTTGG GTCACTTTCTCTTGACGAACTTACTGCTGGACAAGCTGAAAGCCTCAGCCCCATCACGGATCATAAACCTCTCATCCCTGGCCCACATTGCTGGACATATAGACTTCGACGACTTGAACTGGCAGAAGAGGAAGTATGACACCAAGGCGGCCTACTGCCAGAGCAAGCTGGCTGCGGTGCTTTTCACCAGGGAGCTGAGCCGGCGGCTGCAAG GCTCTGGCGTGACTGTCAACGCCCTGCACCCTGGTGTGGCCCGCACAGAGCTGGGCAGGCACACTGGCATGCACAGCTCGGCCTTCTCCAGCTTCACACTTG GGCCCATTTTCTGGCTGCTGGTCAAGAGTCCCCAGCTGGCGGCCCAGCCCAGTACGTACCTGGCTGTGGCAGAGGAATTAGAGGGAGTTTCTGGAAAGTACTTCGACGGACTCAAAGAGAAGGCCCCGGCCCCCGAGGCCGAAGATGAGGAGGTGGCCCGGAGGCTGTGGGCTGAAAGTGTCCGCCTGGTGGGCTTGGAGATGGCCCATGGGTCCTCTGTGAAGACACAGCCCCTCCGGAGATCACCTTTGGCGCAGGTTTGA
- the LOC128596515 gene encoding leukocyte immunoglobulin-like receptor subfamily A member 6, whose protein sequence is MLCVLTSLLCLAWDYEGGVCHLGSCLSFSGLFLGHRSWAQTGTHHKPSIQALPGPVIPQGTSVTIICRGPPRVARYRLGQAGSSQVWYEENPQRPWEEARFLFLSVTSSYAGSYTCQYEKKSSWSEFSDPLELVVTGVLNDKPSLSVHPHSIVPLKGNVTLLCDSWVTYDKFVLSRDVGTASIEYVKQSLGKFLFSPVSRAHAGIYHCYGSFRSSPYEWSAPSNYLELIVTGVYQRPQILLQPDAVLKYPKNKTLSCISKTWFDSFHLSKEGDAGPPQHLRSEYKAGLFQATFPLSPVTLALGGTFRCYGSLSTVSSLWSSPSDPLVLESRGPVPSHHTAENTLRLGLGGVFLSLLLGLLVEARLSRKDMQQSARRLPF, encoded by the exons ATGCTCTGTGTCCTGACCTCCCTACTCTGCCTTG CCTGGGATTATGAAGGAGGCGTTTGCCACCTGGGTTCCTGTCTCTCTTTTTCAGGATTGTTTTTgggtcacaggagctgggcaCAAACTG gaACACACCACAAGCCCTCCATCCAGGCACTGCCGGGTCCTGTGATTCCCCAGGGGACTTCTGTGACCATCATCTGCAGGGGCCCTCCCAGGGTGGCTCGGTACCGTTTGGGACAAGCAGGAAGCTCTCAGGTGTGGTATGAGGAGAACCCGCAAAGGCCCTGGGAAGAGGCCCGTTTCCTTTTCCTATCAGTCACGAGCAGCTATGCAGGGTCTTATACCTGTCAATACGAGAAGAAGTCGAGCTGGTCGGAGTTTAGCGATCCCTTGGAGCTGGTGGTCACAG GTGTCCTCAATGATAAACCTTCGCTCTCTGTCCATCCTCACTCCATAGTGCCTTTAAAAGGAAATGTGACCCTCCTCTGTGACTCATGGGTCACTTACGACAAATTTGTTCTGTCCAGAGATGTAGGAACAGCTTCCATAGAATATGTTAAACAGAGCCTGGGaaaattccttttctctcctgtgaGCCGAGCTCACGCAGGCATCTACCACTGCTATGGTTCTTTCAGGAGCTCCCCGTATGAGTGGTCAGCCCCCAGCAACTACCTGGAGCTCATTGTCACAG GAGTGTATCAGAGACCCCAAATCTTGCTCCAGCCAGATGCTGTGCTGAAGTACCctaagaacaagaccctgtcgtGCATCTCAAAGACCTGGTTTGACTCATTCCATCTGTCCAAGGAGGGTGATGCTGGTCCACCGCAGCACCTGAGATCAGAGTACAAGGCTGGGCTGTTCCAGGCCACCTTCCCACTGAGCCCTGTGACCCTGGCCCTCGGAGGCACCTTTCGATGCTACGGCTCTCTAAGCACAGTCTCCTCTCTGTGGTCCAGTCCCAGTGACCCTCTGGTACTGGAGAGCAGAG GGCCTGTCCCTTCACATCACACTGCAGAGAACACCCTCCGGCTGGGCCTGGGTGGTGTGTTTCTGTCGCTCCTGCTGGGGCTGCTGGTGGAAGCCCGGCTGAGCAGGAAGGACATGCAGCAGTCTGCCCGGAGACTACCCTTCTGA